From Portunus trituberculatus isolate SZX2019 chromosome 50, ASM1759143v1, whole genome shotgun sequence, the proteins below share one genomic window:
- the LOC123499723 gene encoding uncharacterized protein LOC123499723, translated as MAADMEANLHQWANNLSSRHKLFSHDQPLAPHHFSILLQEKNLKPCFSFLARHVVPPDQGRLIKLNLKHARIRKSLKEEAEEPSSLHDYLRLKTAILDARTAIAAETKEISRLGQKKEELRQSEVEAWRKMGLVRAAQQDKEQLTHHYGQWSAQLTELQEDQQREERKVAKANLAIKDRVHNDLMQLERVHQALLSSSSSSSSRPYAAYSLHQMKEGVWERIGESVDELSPRGLVEAVVGETRDGQHALRTFLQGVDLTRDAHELRVKCENDGTFIDEMNPSGVMESVQELLRQMSAAHVKLYLQAHQENRAALSLTRALNTLTNNITTVAKRNHEDEEVVAAVVTLIKTRYALAGEHAALTAAQTLTSTLQDQADTAARIHMAVKEKHARIRNFEKEIQEKVENIQSLAESVRGGRETVRQLLASLRSNIKEVLSFTTTPTPSSTNLAQECERLEAIPLAYLLTTQMEMSGERKQKVSMSTTPLVWHNTEAANAGWKAVSQLCDGTRCWDSVYEVACKYLHLTTTYYCQVERLISLQESLCTARKQSEAISSQGTKELVKRVEAHDRKLEEEVTVMLDDTEKQLTKGFQHLAKFNQHMSDWWEQPAKNIQLKS; from the exons ATGGCAGCAGACATGGAGGCCAACCTCCACCAGTGGGCCAATAACCTCTCCAGCCGCCACAAGCTCTTCTCCCACGACCAGCCACTGGCACCACACCATTTCTCCAT ACTGCTGCAGGAGAAGAACCTAAAGCCATGTTTCTCCTTCTTGGCACGGCACGTTGTCCCGCCTGACCAGGGGAGACTGATCAAGCTGAACCTTAAACATGCCAGGATCAGGAAG AGCCTGAAGGAGGAAGCTGAGGAGCCGTCATCCCTCCATGATTACCTGAGACTCAAGACTGCCATATTGGATGCCAGGACAGCCATTGCTGCTGAGACAAAGGAGATATCACGGCTTG gccagaagaaggaagagctgCGACAAAGTGAAGTGGAGGCGTGGAGGAAGATGGGTCTGGTTAGGGCAGCACAGCAGGACAAGGAGCAGCTGACTCACCACTATGGACAGTGGAGTGCCCAGCTGACAGAACTGCAGGAAGACCAGCagcgggaagagagaaaagttgcCAAAGCAAATCTGGCTATCaag GACAGGGTGCACAATGACTTAATGCAGCTAGAGAGGGTTCATCAGGCCctcctcagcagcagcagcagcagtagcagccgTCCCTACGCTGCATACTCCCTCCATCAGATGAAG GAAGGCGTGTGGGAGAGAATAGGTGAGAGTGTTGATGAGTTGAGCCCCAGGGGActggtggaggcagtggtggggGAGACCCGGGACGGCCAGCATGCCCTGCGCACCTTCCTGCAAGGGGTGGACCTCACCAGGGATGCACATGAACTCAG GGTGAAGTGTGAGAATGACGGCACCTTCATAGATGAGATGAACCCCAGCGGAGTGATGGAGTCTGTGCAGGAGTTGCTGAGACAGATGAGTGCTGCCCATGTGAAGCTTTACTTACAGGCACACCAAGAGAACCGGGCAGCACTGTCCCTCACGCGTGCCCTCAACACCCTcaccaacaacatcaccacagtGGCCAAG AGAAACcatgaagatgaggaggtggtggcTGCTGTGGTCACTCTAATAAAGACCAGGTATGCCCTTGCGGGAGAGCATGCTGCTCTGACAGCTGCCCAGACACTCACATCTACCCTGCAGGACCAGGCAGACACAGCTGCTCGCATCCACATGGCCGTGAAAGAGAAGCATGCAAGGAtcagaaactttgagaaagaaatT caagagaaggtggagaacaTACAGTCATTGGCAGAGAGTGTGCGGGGTGGGCGAGAGACGGTGAGGCAGCTCCTGGCAAGCCTTCGCTCCAACATTAAGGAGGTActgtccttcaccactactccaACACCTTCCTCCACCAACCTGGCTCAGGAGTGTGAGAGGCTGGAAGCCATTCCTCTGGCTTACCTCCTCACCACACAGATGGAAAT GTCAGGCGAGCGCAAACAAAAAGTCTCCATGTCCACAACACCGCTGGTCTGGCACAACACTGAGGCTGCAAATGCTGGCTggaaggcagtcagtcagttgtgTGATGGAACGCGGTGCTGGGACAGTGTATACGAGGTAGCCTGCAAGTATctgcacctcaccaccacatacTACTGCCAAGTGGAGCGCCTCATAAGTCTCCAGGAATCCTTGTGCACTGCCAGGAAACAGTCTGAAGCCATTTCCAGCCAGGGAACAAAAG